Proteins from a genomic interval of Gossypium hirsutum isolate 1008001.06 chromosome A09, Gossypium_hirsutum_v2.1, whole genome shotgun sequence:
- the LOC107928443 gene encoding non-specific lipid transfer protein GPI-anchored 20 isoform X1, whose product MEFSKSCSSHHVPVMVVLALMSLMMLLLPANGQTINNPCTPAMLTTFTPCFNFLTNSSANATSPSPACCNALKNLTSSSMGCTCLIVTGSVPFRLPINRTLAVSLPRACNMPSVPLQCNAPRGAPIPASGPVSLAPKLSPGASPSLSPQSPIVPEPTPSAEVPDSGTTPSAEVPDSGTTPALTPPSSTAGSGAPTAATGSRPVLTPSAANPAYSFSPFLLVFTLGFVIFKY is encoded by the exons ATGGAGTTTTCCAAGTCATGTTCTTCTCACCATGTTCCAGTTATGGTCGTCTTAGCTTTGATGTCATTGATGATGTTGTTGTTGCCTGCTAATGGACAGACCATCAACAATCCATGCACTCCGGCTATGCTTACCACTTTCACGCCTTGCTTCAATTTCCTCACCAATAGCAGTGCCAACGCAACGTCGCCTAGCCCCGCTTGTTGTAACGCTCTTAAAAACCTCACGAGCAGTAGCATGGGTTGCACGTGCCTCATCGTCACAGGAAGTGTACCTTTCCGGCTTCCGATTAACCGGACCCTTGCCGTCTCCCTTCCTCGAGCTTGTAACATGCCTAGTGTTCCCCTCCAATGCAATG cgCCCCGTGGTGCACCTATTCCTGCTTCAG GTCCAGTCTCTCTAGCACCCAAACTCTCCCCTGGAGCTTCACCATCTTTAAGCCCCCAAAGTCCCATTGTGCCGGAACCGACACCATCTGCCGAGGTGCCTGATTCCGGCACCACACCATCTGCCGAGGTGCCTGATTCCGGCACTACACCGGCTCTAACTCCACCATCGTCCACAGCAGGTTCGGGAGCCCCGACGGCCGCAACGGGGAGCCGCCCTGTTCTTACCCCATCAGCTGCCAACCCCGCTTACAGTTTCTCACCATTCCTTTTGGTGTTCACGTTGGGATTTGTGATTTTCAAGTACTAA
- the LOC107928443 gene encoding non-specific lipid transfer protein GPI-anchored 20 isoform X2, translated as MEFSKSCSSHHVPVMVVLALMSLMMLLLPANGQTINNPCTPAMLTTFTPCFNFLTNSSANATSPSPACCNALKNLTSSSMGCTCLIVTGSVPFRLPINRTLAVSLPRACNMPSVPLQCNAPRGAPIPASGPVSLAPKLSPGASPSLSPQSPIVPEPTPSAEVPDSGTTPALTPPSSTAGSGAPTAATGSRPVLTPSAANPAYSFSPFLLVFTLGFVIFKY; from the exons ATGGAGTTTTCCAAGTCATGTTCTTCTCACCATGTTCCAGTTATGGTCGTCTTAGCTTTGATGTCATTGATGATGTTGTTGTTGCCTGCTAATGGACAGACCATCAACAATCCATGCACTCCGGCTATGCTTACCACTTTCACGCCTTGCTTCAATTTCCTCACCAATAGCAGTGCCAACGCAACGTCGCCTAGCCCCGCTTGTTGTAACGCTCTTAAAAACCTCACGAGCAGTAGCATGGGTTGCACGTGCCTCATCGTCACAGGAAGTGTACCTTTCCGGCTTCCGATTAACCGGACCCTTGCCGTCTCCCTTCCTCGAGCTTGTAACATGCCTAGTGTTCCCCTCCAATGCAATG cgCCCCGTGGTGCACCTATTCCTGCTTCAG GTCCAGTCTCTCTAGCACCCAAACTCTCCCCTGGAGCTTCACCATCTTTAAGCCCCCAAAGTCCCATTGTGCCGGAACCGACACCATCTGCCGAG GTGCCTGATTCCGGCACTACACCGGCTCTAACTCCACCATCGTCCACAGCAGGTTCGGGAGCCCCGACGGCCGCAACGGGGAGCCGCCCTGTTCTTACCCCATCAGCTGCCAACCCCGCTTACAGTTTCTCACCATTCCTTTTGGTGTTCACGTTGGGATTTGTGATTTTCAAGTACTAA
- the LOC107928482 gene encoding non-specific lipid transfer protein GPI-anchored 25 — MAANIFILLLLVVAAQPLPPAPQQPGCVEELVAFSPCLPFASDPPNNATDSVAPQCCDVFNSAFDSGDGYCFCYILRQPRIFGFPLNRERVASLSSFCMAKNSVASLDSLCSSGAPALPPLPSTTDSGILKPFNSRLDNDSTSSPPESPVKSLTPPSSSVEEAVFSSATNQIYKHIIWFLLGMVIFLLTLHSFLV; from the exons ATGGCCGCGAACATCTTCATATTGCTCCTCCTTGTTGTGGCGGCACAGCCACTTCCACCAGCACCTCAGCAACCAGGTTGCGTGGAGGAGCTGGTGGCGTTTTCACCTTGCCTGCCCTTTGCATCAGACCCACCAAACAACGCCACCGACTCAGTTGCTCCACAGTGCTGCGACGTCTTCAATTCTGctttcgactccggcgacggttactGTTTCTGTTACATCCTCCGGCAGCCGCGGATCTTTGGGTTTCCGTTGAACAGAGAAAGGGTTGCTTCACTGTCTTCCTTTTGCATGGCCAAGAACAGCGTTGCTTCTCTAGACTCGCTCTGCTCTTCAG GTGCACCAGCGCTGCCGCCATTGCCAAGCACCACAGATTCAGGGATATTGAAACCATTCAATTCTC GTTTAGATAATGATTCAACAAGCTCACCCCCAGAATCTCCGGTCAAGTCGCTAACACCGCCAAGTTCCTCAGTAGAAGAAGCTGTTTTTTCTTCTGCAACAAACCAGATTTACAAGCATATCATTTGGTTCCTACTTGGAATGGTGATTTTTCTACTTACTCTACACTCATTCTTGGTCTGA
- the LOC107928604 gene encoding probable RNA helicase SDE3 gives MGTVGDKSDDEYSVIGDKREINFIDYANNKSVCDYNHEGGPLIISAPFPFSKGNPQSVFVGATAFDLISIENTTSEPVELWTKIYASTPKDSFVLSLMQPPSANSEDDTSQGFVELFDLEDRMIQPGETLTIWLSCKAKEIGLHTTIVHFDVEGERLERMVFLLVEDKISQSLASKKPYSRAQRKKQFPVDEFVTGSRPVRAMGRGVRNRLLPYDIPKDIRELVENKQTPDAIKAGLTRDNYVSYFKHLLILEELQLEEDMRAYNMENINMKKKGKYLSLQVPGLAEKRPSLVHGDHIFAKLACEDASGSDRVYEGCIHRVEADEVYLKFAPEFHSNHIDENLYNVQFTYNRINMRRQYQAIDAAKSLNVSLLFPSGSPRSRVIETTPLVPICCTLNEEQMCSIEMILGCKGGPPYVIFGPPGTGKTMTIVAAILQLYSTQKSSRILVCAPSNSAADFILERLLNEESVEIKENEIFRLNAATRPYYDVNPDFLRFCFFDELVFKCPPLSVLACYRIIISTYMSSSLLYAESIGKGHFSHIFLDESGQASEPESMIPVANLCRRETVVVLAGDPKQLGPVIYSKEAENFGLGKSYMERLFEHEFYSNGNENYVTKLVRNYRCHPEILYLPSLLFYNDELIPCKDDIGSLLNSVKFLPNKDYPVFFFGIQGCDEREGSNPSWFNRIEASKVVEIVSSLTASGILNEKDIGVITPYRQQVLKLKKAFENLDIPDVKVGTVEQFQGQERKVIIISTVRSTIKHNEFDRTHCLGFLSNPRRFNVAVTRAIALLVIVGNPHIIAKDPYWSKLIWRCADHNSYQGCALPERQEYEDDASIPEDCRVDDESSIAEMWGEDAKEIGNLVPFTDEAEWSDGWK, from the exons ATGGGAACAGTTGGTGACAAATCCGATGATGAATATTCTGTCATCGGGGACAAACGCGAAATCAATTTCATCGATTATGCGAACAACAAATCTGTTTGTGATTACAATCATGAGGGGGGTCCTCTCATAATTTCTGCACCATTCCCATTTTCGAAAGGGAATCCTCAATCTGTATTCGTGGGAGCAACTGCATTTGATTTGATCAGTATCGAAAACACCACTAGTGAACCGGTTGAGTTGTGGACTAAAATTTACGCATCGACGCCTAAGGATTCTTTCGTTCTTTCTTTGATGCAACCCCCGTCGGCAAATTCTGAAGACGATACGAGCCAAGGGTTTGTCGAGCTTTTCGATTTAGAGGACCGAATGATACAGCCTGGAGAGACTTTAACGATTTGGTTGTCTTGCAAAGCAAAGGAAATTGGCTTGCATACTACCATAGTGCATTTTGATGTGGAGGGTGAAAGATTGGAAAGAATGGTCTTTCTCTTGGTTGAAGATAAGATCTCACAATCTTTGGCTTCTAAGAAGCCATATTCCAGAGCTCAAAGAAAGAAGCAATTTCCAGTGGATGAATTTGTTACAGGGTCACGCCCGGTAAGGGCAATGGGTCGAGGTGTTCGAAACAGGCTTCTCCCATATGACATTCCGAAGGATATTAGAGAGCTGGTTGAGAATAAGCAGACTCCTGATGCTATTAAAGCAGGTCTTACAAGGGATAATTATGTATCTTACTTCAAACATCTCCTAATCTTGGAAGAGTTACAACTTGAG GAGGACATGAGGGCCTATAACATGGAGAATATCAACATGAAGAAGAAAGGGAAGTATTTATCACTTCAGGTCCCTGGGCTAGCTGAAAAAAGGCCTTCCCTTGTCCACGGAGATCATATTTTTGCTAAACTTGCATGTGAAGATGCTAGTGGATCAGATAGAGTTTATGAG GGTTGTATCCATCGGGTAGAAGCTGATGAAGTGTACTTGAAGTTTGCACCAGAATTTCACTCGAACCACATAGATGAGAATCTTTATAATGTGCAGTTCACGTATAACCGAATCAATATGCGGAGGCAATACCAGGCCATTGATGCAGCAAAAAGCCTAAATGTAAGTCTCCTTTTTCCATCTGGGTCACCCAGAAGTAGGGTGATTGAAACCACTCCACTAGTGCCCATATGTTGTACACTTAACGAGGAGCAGATGTGTTCAATTGAGATGATCCTTGGCTGCAAAGGAGGACCTCCTTATGTGATTTTCGGGCCACCAGGTACAGGGAAGACCATGACAATAGTGGCGGCAATCCTCCAGCTCTACTCAACCCAAAAATCTTCTCGAATTCTTGTGTGTGCACCTTCAAATAGCGCGGCTGATTTCATACTAGAGAGACTCCTTAATGAGGAGTCTGTTGAGATTAAAGAGAATGAAATATTCAGACTAAATGCAGCTACACGACCATATTACGACGTCAACCCGGATTTTCTCCGGTTTTGCTTCTTTGATGAGCTTGTTTTCAAATGTCCTCCACTTAGTGTTCTCGCCTGCTACAGAATCATCATCTCAACTTACATGAGTTCCTCCCTTCTGTACGCAGAAAGTATTGGTAAAGGCCATTTCTCTCATATTTTCTTGGATGAGTCAGGTCAAGCTTCAGAGCCAGAAAGCATGATCCCTGTAGCGAACCTTTGCCGAAGAGAGACTGTTGTTGTTCTTGCTGGGGATCCAAAGCAGTTAGGTCCAGTTATATACTCTAAAGAAGCTGAGAATTTTGGACTGGGGAAGTCATACATGGAAAGGTTGTTTGAACACGAATTTTATTCTAATGGCAACGAAAACTATGTGACAAAACTGGTTAGAAACTATCGATGTCACCCGGAGATCCTCTATCTCCCTTCACTTCTCTTCTACAATGATGAATTGATCCCTTGCAAAGATGACATAGGTTCATTATTGAACTCAGTAAAGTTTCTTCCTAATAAGGACTACCCTGTTTTTTTCTTTGGTATACAAGGTTGTGATGAGAGGGAAGGAAGTAATCCGTCGTGGTTCAATCGGATTGAAGCCAGCAAGGTTGTAGAAATTGTTAGCAGTTTGACAGCAAGTGGGATTCTGAACGAGAAAGATATAGGGGTTATAACCCCCTATAGGCAGCAAGTCCTTAAACTAAAGAAGGCCTTCGAGAATCTCGACATACCAGATGTCAAGGTTGGCACCGTCGAACAATTTCAAGGCCAAGAACGAAAAGTTATCATTATATCTACCGTCCGATCAACAATCAAACACAATGAGTTCGACAGAACCCACTGTCTCGGGTTTTTGAGCAATCCTAGAAGGTTTAATGTGGCGGTTACTCGCGCCATAGCTTTACTTGTTATTGTTGGAAATCCTCACATAATTGCCAAG GACCCTTACTGGAGCAAGCTTATATGGCGTTGTGCTGATCATAACTCTTACCAGGGTTGTGCTCTGCCTGAAAGGCAAGAGTATGAAGATGACGCTTCAATTCCAGAGGATTGTCGGGTCGATGACGAAAGCAGCATTGCTGAAATGTGGGGTGAAGATGCCAAGGAAATTGGAAATCTCGTTCCTTTTACGGATGAAGCCGAGTGGTCCGATGGGTGGAAATGA
- the LOC107928600 gene encoding proteasome subunit beta type-2-A, whose translation MDCVFGFVGNGFAVVAADTSAVHSILVHKSNEDKIMVLDSHKLIAASGESGDRVQFTEYIQKNVALYQFRNGIPLTTAAAANFTRGELATALRKNPYFVNILLAGYDKETGPSLYYIDYIATLHKVDKGAFGYGSYFSLSMMDRHYHSGMTVEEAIDLVDKCIMEIRSRLVVAPPNFVIKIVDKDGAREYAWRESVKDAAVASA comes from the exons ATGGATTGTGTGTTCGGCTTCGTAGGCAATGGCTTTGCCGTAGTGGCGGCGGACACATCGGCGGTTCACAGTATCCTCGTCCACAAATCCAACGAAGACAAGATCATGGTCCTCGATTCTCACAAACTCATCGCCGCCAGCGGTGAATCCGGTGACAG AGTGCAATTCACGGAGTATATACAGAAAAACGTGGCTTTGTATCAGTTTCGCAATGGTATTCCTTTGACAACTGCCGCCGCTGCCAATTTCACTCGCGGTGAGCTTGCCACTGCATTAAGGAAG AACCCGTACTTCGTGAACATTCTTCTTGCTGGCTACGACAAAGAGACAGGCCCCTCACTTTACTACATCGACTACATCGCTACACTTCACAAAGTTGATAAGGGAGCATTCGGGTACGGATCCTATTTTTCTCTCTCTATGATGGACAGGCACTACCACAGCGGCATGACTGTGGAAGAAGCCATCGACTTGGTAGATAAATGCATAATGGAGATAAGGTCACGACTTGTTGTGGCACCTCCAAACTTTGTTATCAAGATCGTCGACAAAGATGGAGCGAGGGAGTATGCCTGGCGTGAATCCGTCAAGGATGCTGCAGTTGCTTCAGCTTGA
- the LOC107928550 gene encoding vicilin GC72-A — translation MVIMVRNKSVFVVLLFSLFLSFGLLCSAKDFPGRRSEDDPRQRYEDCQRRCQSETRGQTEQDKCEDRCERQFKEEQQRDGDDPQRRYQDCRQHCQQEERRLRPQCEQSCQEQYERQQQQQPDKRFKECQHRCQRQEQGPERKQQCVKECREQYQEDPWKGERENKWREEEEEESDEGEQQQRNNPYYFHRRSFQERFREEHGNFRVLQRFAAKHHLLRGINEFRIAILEANPNTFVLPHHCDAEKIYVVTNGRGTITFVTHENKESYNVAPGVVVRIPAGSTVYLANQDNREKLTIAVLHRPVNNPGQFQKFFPSGQENPQSYLRIFSREILEAVFNTRSEQLDELFGGRQSHRRQQGQGMFRKASQEQIRALSQEATSPRGKGSEGYAFNLLSQTPRYSNQNGRFYEACPRNFQQQLQEVDSSVVAFEINKGSIFVPHYNSKATFVVLVTDGNGHVEMVCPHLSRQSSHWSSREQEEQEEQEEQEDERRSGQYKRVRAQLSTGDIFVVPAGHPVTFVASQNKNLGLLGFGLYNGQDNKRIFVAGKTNNVRQWDRQAKELAFGVESRLVDEVFNNNPQESYFVSGQNRRGFDERRGSNNPLSSFLDFARLF, via the exons ATGGTAATCATGGTGAGGAACAAGTCAGTTTTCGTAGTTTTgctcttttctcttttcctttcctttggCTTGCTTTGCTCTGCCAAAGACTTCCCCGGCAGAAGAAGCGAGGATGATCCTCGACAGAGGTACGAGGACTGCCAGAGGCGATGCCAGTCGGAGACACGTGGACAAACGGAGCAAGACAAGTGTGAAGACAGGTGTGAAAGGCAGTTTAAGGAGGAGCAGCAGCGTGACGGAGACGATCCTCAGAGGAGATACCAGGATTGCCGACAACACTGCCAACAGGAAGAAAGAAGGCTGCGTCCACAGTGCGAACAAAGCTGCCAGGAACAATACGAgagacaacagcagcagcagcctGACAAGCGATTCAAGGAGTGTCAACACCGTTGCCAACGGCAAGAGCAAGGGCCCGAACGGAAGCAACAATGTGTGAAGGAATGCAGGGAACAGTACCAAGAGGATCCATGGAAgggagagagagaaaacaagtggagagaagaagaagaggaggaaaGTGACGAAGGAGAGCAACAACAAAGGAACAACCCTTACTACTTCCATCGCAGATCGTTCCAAGAACGATTCAGGGAAGAACATGGCAATTTCAGAGTCCTCCAGAGGTTTGCTGCCAAACATCATTTACTTAGGGGCATCAACGAGTTCCGCATTGCCATTTTAGAAGCAAACCCCAACACTTTCGTTCTCCCACACCATTGTGACGCGGAGAAAATTTACGTTGTCACTAACG GAAGAGGAACAATTACGTTCGTGACACATGAAAACAAAGAGTCATACAATGTAGCTCCTGGAGTTGTAGTAAGAATTCCAGCAGGAAGCACTGTGTACTTGGCCAACCAAGACAACAGGGAAAAGCTAACCATAGCAGTGCTCCACCGCCCTGTCAATAACCCTGGACAATTCCAG AAATTCTTCCCTTCTGGACAGGAAAATCCTCAGTCATATTTACGAATCTTCAGCCGTGAAATTCTTGAGGCTGTCTTCAAT ACACGAAGTGAGCAGCTAGACGAGCTGTTTGGTGGGAGGCAAAGCCATCGAAGGCAGCAGGGACAGGGAATGTTCCGTAAAGCCAGCCAAGAACAAATAAGGGCATTGAGCCAAGAAGCTACTTCACCAAGGGGAAAAGGTAGCGAGGGATACGCCTTCAACTTATTGAGCCAAACCCCTCGCTACTCCAACCAAAACGGCCGCTTCTATGAGGCTTGCCCTCGTAATTTCCAGCAGCAACTCCAAGAAGTGGATTCCTCCGTTGTTGCCTTCGAAATAAACAAA GGATCGATCTTCGTACCGCACTACAATTCAAAGGCTACATTCGTGGTCCTCGTCACCGACGGAAACGGCCACGTCGAAATGGTCTGCCCTCACCTTTCTAGGCAGAGCTCACACTGGTCCTCCCGAGAACAAGAAGAACAAGAAGAACAAGAAGAACAAGAAGATGAAAGGAGAAGTGGACAATACAAGAGAGTGAGAGCCCAGTTATCAACCGGTGACATATTTGTAGTCCCAGCAGGCCATCCAGTCACATTCGTTGCCTCCCAAAACAAGAACCTAGGATTGCTCGGGTTCGGACTCTACAACGGCCAAGACAACAAGAGGATCTTCGTGGCTGGGAAAACCAACAATGTGAGACAATGGGATCGCCAGGCCAAGGAGCTGGCGTTTGGGGTGGAGTCAAGGTTGGTGGATGAGGTATTCAACAACAACCCGCAAGAATCTTACTTCGTGTCTGGACAGAATCGGCGTGGATTTGATGAGAGGAGGGGAAGTAATAACCCCTTATCGTCGTTCCTGGACTTTGCACGCTTGTTCTAA
- the LOC107928551 gene encoding vicilin C72 precursor: MVRNKSACVVLLFSLFLSFGLLCSAKDFPGRRGDDDPPKRYEDCRRRCEWDTRGQKEQQQCEESCKSQYGEKDQQQRHRPEDPQRRYEECQQECRQQEERQRPQCQQRCLKRFEQEQQQSQRQFQECQQHCHQQEQRPERKQQCVRECRERYQENPWRREREEEAEEEETEEGEQEQSHNPFHFHRRSFQSRFREEHGNFRVLQRFASRHPILRGINEFRLSILEANPNTFVLPHHCDAEKIYLVTNGRGTLTFLTHENKESYNVVPGVVVRVPAGSTVYLANQDNKEKLIIAVLHRPVNNPGQFEEFFPAGSQRPQSYLRAFSREILEPAFNTRSEQLDELFGGRQSHRRQQGQGMFRKASQEQIRALSQEATSPREKSGERFAFNLLYQTPRYSNQNGRFYEACPREFRQLRDINVTVSALQLNQGSIFVPHYNSKATFVVLVNEGNGYVEMVSPHLPRQSSFEEEEEQQQEQEQEEERRSGQYRKIRSQLSRGDIFVVPANFPVTFVASQNQNLRMTGFGLYNQNINPDHNQRIFVAGKINHVRQWDSQAKELAFGVSSRLVDEIFNNNPQESYFVSRQRQRASE; encoded by the exons ATGGTGAGGAATAAGTCAGCTTGCGTAGTTTTgctcttttctcttttcctttcctttggCTTGCTTTGTTCTGCCAAAGACTTTCCCGGAAGAAGAGGCGACGATGATCCTCCGAAGAGGTACGAGGACTGCCGGAGGCGATGCGAATGGGATACACGTGGACAAAAGGAGCAACAGCAGTGTGAAGAAAGTTGTAAAAGTCAGTATGGGGAGAAAGATCAACAGCAGCGCCACCGCCCTGAAGATCCCCAGAGGAGATACGAGGAGTGTCAGCAAGAATGCCGACAACAAGAAGAAAGGCAACGACCACAATGCCAACAAAGGTGCTTGAAACGATTCGAGCAAGAACAACAACAATCCCAGAGGCAATTCCAGGAGTGTCAGCAACATTGCCACCAGCAAGAACAAAGGCCGGAAAGGAAGCAACAATGTGTGAGGGAATGCAGGGAAAGGTACCAGGAGAATCCATGgaggagagagagagaagaagaagCAGAAGAGGAGGAAACTGAAGAAGGAGAGCAAGAACAAAGCCATAACCCTTTCCACTTCCATCGCAGATCATTCCAATCTCGATTCAGGGAAGAACATGGCAATTTCAGGGTCCTCCAAAGGTTTGCTTCAAGGCATCCTATTCTTAGGGGCATCAATGAGTTCCGCTTATCTATCTTAGAAGCAAACCCCAACACTTTCGTTCTCCCACACCATTGTGACGCTGAGAAAATTTACCTTGTCACCAACG GAAGAGGAACGCTTACGTTCTTGACACATGAAAACAAAGAGTCTTACAATGTAGTACCGGGAGTTGTAGTCAGAGTCCCAGCAGGAAGCACTGTGTACTTGGCTAACCAAGACAACAAGGAAAAGCTAATCATAGCAGTGCTTCACCGCCCTGTTAATAACCCTGGACAATTCGAG GAATTCTTCCCAGCTGGAAGCCAACGCCCTCAGTCATATCTCCGAGCCTTTAGTCGTGAAATTCTTGAGCCTGCCTTCAAT ACACGAAGTGAGCAGCTAGACGAGCTGTTTGGTGGGAGGCAAAGCCACCGAAGGCAGCAGGGACAGGGAATGTTCCGTAAAGCCAGCCAAGAACAAATAAGGGCATTGAGCCAAGAAGCCACTTCTCCAAGGGAGAAAAGTGGCGAGAGATTCGCCTTCAACTTATTGTACCAAACCCCTCGCTACTCCAACCAAAACGGCCGCTTCTATGAGGCTTGCCCACGTGAATTCCGGCAACTCAGGGACATCAATGTCACCGTTTCAGCCTTGCAATTAAACCAA GGATCAATCTTTGTGCCGCACTACAATTCAAAGGCTACATTCGTGGTCCTTGTTAACGAAGGAAATGGATACGTTGAAATGGTTTCTCCTCATCTTCCTAGGCAAAGCtcatttgaagaagaagaagaacaacaacaagaacaagaacaagaagaggaaaggagaagTGGGCAATACAGGAAAATAAGGTCCCAGTTGTCGCGTGGAGACATATTTGTAGTCCCAGCAAACTTCCCAGTTACATTCGTTGCATCCCAAAACCAGAACCTGCGGATGACTGGGTTCGGTCTTTACAACCAGAACATTAACCCAGACCATAACCAGAGGATCTTCGTGGCTGGAAAAATCAACCATGTGAGACAATGGGATAGCCAAGCCAAGGAGTTGGCCTTTGGGGTGTCATCGAGGTTGGTGGATGAGATATTCAACAACAACCCACAAGAGTCTTACTTCGTGTCTCGACAGAGGCAGCGTGCATCTGAATAA
- the LOC107928481 gene encoding uncharacterized protein translates to MASRRSKVIRSSSQGEIGLFNQIIAIDSPTPISNRLTPAHSAVRRAPNTVPMQQPRTAVPKKQQLPKKTIFMLGSPERRREIKKDEGFGIFFQNCSLCKKKLKPDKDIYIYGYLGAFCSIDCRDDRIALDGIDNEVVPNLPINMRPSKRF, encoded by the exons ATGGCCTCAAGACGTTCAAAGGTTATTCGTTCATCGAGCCAAGGCGAAATAGGTCTGTTTAATCAGATAATTGCAATAGACTCTCCAACTCCAATATCGAATCGGCTGACACCGGCCCATTCAGCTGTAAGAAGAGCACCGAACACGGTTCCAATGCAGCAACCAAGAACCGCGGTTCCAAAAAAACAGCAGCTGCCAAAGAAGACAATATTTATGTTGGGGTCACCCGAAAGAAGAAGAGAGATAAAAAAGGACGAAGGGTTCGGGATCTTTTTTCAGAATTGTTCCTTGTGCAAGAAGAAACTCAAACCGGATAAAGACATTTATATATATGG CTACCTAGGCGCATTCTGCTCCATTGATTGCCGAGATGATCGAATAGCTTTGGACGGTATCGACAATGAAGTTGTTCCCAATTTACCAATAAACATGAGACCCTCAAAGAGATTTtga